One Undibacter mobilis genomic region harbors:
- the ptsN gene encoding PTS IIA-like nitrogen regulatory protein PtsN — translation MTLTDIVAPAAIIPALKVNGKKQALQELAARAAELTGQSERAILEILLQREKLGSTAVGNGIAIPHGKLPKLGRLFGLFARLERPIDFEALDSQPVDLIFLLLAPEAAGADHLKALARVARLLRDPEIARKLRESSDTDALYAVLAMPQSSAA, via the coding sequence ATGACGCTTACCGACATCGTAGCGCCGGCCGCCATCATTCCGGCGCTCAAGGTCAATGGCAAGAAGCAGGCGCTGCAGGAGCTTGCTGCGCGCGCGGCCGAGCTGACCGGGCAGAGCGAGCGCGCGATCCTCGAGATTCTGCTGCAGCGTGAGAAGCTCGGCTCGACCGCGGTCGGCAACGGCATTGCCATTCCTCACGGCAAGCTGCCGAAGCTCGGGCGGCTGTTCGGGTTGTTCGCGCGGCTGGAGCGGCCGATCGATTTCGAAGCGCTCGATTCGCAGCCGGTCGACCTGATTTTCCTGCTGCTGGCGCCGGAAGCGGCGGGCGCCGATCACCTCAAGGCGCTGGCGCGTGTGGCGCGTCTGCTGCGCGATCCCGAAATCGCCCGCAAGCTGCGTGAATCCAGCGATACGGATGCGCTATACGCTGTTCTGGCAATGCCGCAGAGCAGCGCGGCCTGA
- a CDS encoding DUF1150 family protein codes for MTEYKLADTDTTNEAAITQDALAHLGDGRLAYVRPIRSEDVANMFPQAPQIAPGLTLFALHAADGTPIMLTDTRESALASAWSNELEAVSVH; via the coding sequence ATGACTGAGTACAAGCTGGCTGACACTGACACGACCAACGAGGCGGCAATCACCCAGGATGCGCTGGCGCATCTGGGCGACGGGCGGCTGGCTTATGTGAGGCCGATCCGCTCGGAAGACGTCGCCAATATGTTCCCGCAGGCGCCGCAGATCGCGCCCGGCCTGACGCTGTTCGCGCTGCATGCCGCGGACGGCACGCCGATCATGCTGACCGACACGCGCGAATCCGCTCTCGCCAGCGCCTGGAGCAACGAGCTCGAAGCCGTCAGCGTGCATTGA
- a CDS encoding Hsp20 family protein: MSRVPSLSSPFLLGFDEIERVLDRVAKGADGYPPYNIERLPREDNNPERLRITLAVAGFTRDQLDVSVEESQLVIRGRQQDDKTRQYLHRGIAARQFQRTFVLADGMEVMGADLKHGLLSVDLVRPQPERVVRSIAINDLE; the protein is encoded by the coding sequence ATGTCTCGAGTGCCGTCACTCTCCAGCCCGTTCCTGCTTGGCTTCGATGAAATCGAGCGTGTGCTCGACCGCGTCGCCAAAGGGGCCGATGGCTACCCGCCCTACAACATCGAGCGTCTGCCGCGCGAGGACAACAATCCAGAGCGCCTGCGCATCACGCTGGCCGTTGCAGGCTTCACCCGCGACCAGCTCGACGTCTCCGTCGAGGAAAGCCAACTGGTCATCCGCGGGCGGCAGCAGGACGACAAGACCCGTCAGTATCTCCACCGCGGCATCGCCGCGCGTCAGTTCCAGCGCACCTTCGTGCTGGCCGACGGCATGGAGGTGATGGGTGCCGACCTGAAGCACGGGTTGCTGTCGGTCGATCTGGTCCGGCCGCAGCCGGAGCGGGTCGTCCGATCGATCGCGATCAACGACTTGGAGTGA
- a CDS encoding cell wall hydrolase yields the protein MLARSIDDDALGPTFEERLFSRGKTLSIVLAVAAIGIAALDLMNANALTNVAALIRDSRLHYDELPDRVLAGIRQISIYNDRSSVVVAIPRDVPTPKPVAQLRPAPTLNDPVKLTPVAAERQRLALNKPEPVKTEAAKAAPTRTPRTAAPTADNAAVAALADVKHADAVELAMLQPAGDMRPGMVTLASLTSASPAAPTPAVAIKPDYSHVPASQTQAMLPAADYDDAPPVRLASLNAGALPVNSMTPEAMPISLPPLSMVPLPVPAPGVPPPSPAQRLNLDDKEYAKAQRCLANAIYWEARSEPVRGQMAVAQVVMNRVFSPFYPNDVCGVVYQNAHRHLSCQFTFACDGKRKTITERGHWARANRIAKQTLDGQIYVPEVAKSTHYHASYVNPIWNREMKKLVKFGLHSFYRPYAWGTGEDMPTWGKPSLIKTAMARHETGKKK from the coding sequence GTGTTAGCGCGCAGCATTGATGACGATGCCCTGGGCCCCACCTTCGAAGAACGGCTGTTCAGCCGGGGCAAGACCCTCAGTATCGTTCTGGCCGTCGCCGCGATCGGCATCGCCGCTCTCGACCTCATGAATGCGAATGCGCTGACGAATGTCGCGGCGCTCATTCGCGACAGTCGTCTGCATTACGACGAACTGCCGGATCGCGTGCTCGCCGGCATTCGTCAGATCTCGATCTACAACGATCGCTCGTCGGTGGTCGTCGCCATTCCGCGCGATGTGCCGACGCCGAAGCCGGTCGCGCAGCTGCGTCCCGCACCGACGCTCAACGATCCGGTGAAGCTCACGCCCGTTGCCGCCGAGCGGCAGCGCCTCGCGCTCAACAAACCGGAGCCGGTGAAAACGGAAGCCGCCAAGGCGGCGCCAACGCGCACGCCGCGCACCGCCGCGCCGACGGCCGACAATGCGGCCGTCGCCGCGCTGGCCGACGTGAAGCACGCCGACGCCGTCGAACTCGCCATGCTGCAGCCGGCCGGCGACATGCGCCCCGGCATGGTCACGCTGGCCTCGCTGACGTCGGCGAGCCCGGCTGCCCCGACACCCGCTGTCGCGATCAAGCCGGACTACAGCCATGTCCCCGCGTCGCAGACCCAGGCCATGCTGCCGGCTGCCGACTATGACGACGCGCCGCCGGTGCGCCTTGCCAGCCTCAATGCCGGCGCGCTGCCGGTGAACTCTATGACGCCGGAGGCAATGCCGATTTCGCTGCCGCCGCTCAGCATGGTGCCGCTGCCGGTTCCGGCGCCGGGTGTGCCGCCGCCGTCGCCGGCGCAGCGCCTCAACCTGGACGACAAGGAATACGCCAAGGCGCAGCGCTGCCTCGCCAACGCCATCTATTGGGAAGCGCGCAGCGAGCCGGTGCGCGGCCAGATGGCCGTCGCGCAGGTGGTGATGAACCGCGTGTTCTCACCGTTCTATCCCAACGATGTCTGCGGCGTGGTCTATCAGAACGCCCACCGCCATCTGTCGTGCCAGTTCACCTTCGCCTGCGACGGCAAGCGCAAGACCATCACCGAACGCGGCCACTGGGCGCGGGCCAACCGCATCGCCAAGCAAACGCTTGACGGCCAGATCTATGTGCCCGAGGTCGCCAAGTCGACGCACTACCACGCTTCTTATGTGAACCCGATCTGGAACCGCGAGATGAAGAAGCTCGTGAAGTTCGGTCTGCACTCGTTCTACCGGCCCTATGCCTGGGGCACGGGCGAGGACATGCCGACCTGGGGCAAGCCTTCGTTGATCAAGACCGCGATGGCCAGGCACGAGACCGGCAAGAAGAAGTAG
- a CDS encoding amidohydrolase family protein gives MHGKIALEEHFAIDETLGEPHAFAPVWPELSRRLLNADSCLADMDANGIDMMVMSLNAPAVQGIPDAATAIAVARKANDRLAEVIVRHPGRFAGFAALPMQSPEAAAAELTRCVKELGFVGALVNGFSQIGSADNATYYDGPEYRSFWETVEALDVPFYLHPRNPLPAHAPQYQGHPWMLGPNWAFGAETAIHALRLIGSGLFDAHPGLKIILGHLGEGIPALLWRIDNRNGWMKLPHRYAAKQGVGDYFRRHFYITTAGNFHTPALQNVMAEVGLDHVLFSVDWPFEDIRQGSQWLDSAPLSETQRAQIGRDNAVRLLKLKI, from the coding sequence ATGCACGGCAAGATCGCACTCGAAGAACATTTCGCCATTGATGAGACGCTGGGAGAGCCGCACGCCTTTGCGCCGGTCTGGCCCGAACTGTCGCGCCGCCTGCTCAATGCCGACAGTTGTCTGGCCGACATGGACGCCAACGGCATCGACATGATGGTGATGTCGCTCAATGCGCCGGCGGTGCAAGGCATCCCGGACGCTGCAACGGCGATCGCCGTCGCCCGCAAGGCCAATGATCGGCTCGCCGAGGTCATCGTCAGACATCCCGGGCGCTTTGCCGGCTTCGCCGCGCTGCCGATGCAAAGCCCGGAAGCCGCCGCGGCCGAGTTGACGCGCTGCGTCAAGGAACTCGGTTTCGTCGGCGCGCTCGTCAATGGCTTCTCGCAAATTGGCAGCGCCGACAACGCCACTTATTACGACGGTCCTGAATACCGTTCGTTCTGGGAGACGGTCGAAGCGCTCGATGTGCCCTTCTACCTGCACCCCCGCAATCCGCTGCCGGCCCACGCGCCGCAATATCAGGGCCACCCCTGGATGCTGGGGCCGAACTGGGCTTTCGGCGCCGAGACCGCGATCCATGCCTTGCGGCTGATCGGCTCCGGTCTGTTCGATGCACATCCCGGGCTGAAGATCATTCTCGGCCATCTCGGCGAGGGCATCCCGGCGCTGCTGTGGCGCATCGACAACCGCAATGGCTGGATGAAACTGCCGCACCGCTACGCCGCGAAACAGGGCGTCGGCGATTATTTCCGCAGGCACTTCTACATTACGACCGCCGGCAACTTCCATACACCGGCGCTGCAGAATGTCATGGCCGAGGTCGGCCTCGACCATGTGCTGTTCTCGGTGGACTGGCCGTTCGAGGATATCCGCCAGGGCAGCCAATGGCTCGACAGCGCACCACTCTCCGAGACGCAGCGCGCGCAGATCGGCCGCGACAATGCGGTCAGGCTGTTGAAGCTGAAGATTTAG
- a CDS encoding dipeptide ABC transporter ATP-binding protein — MSALVVARDLVQVYKNRTGYFEPPQELRAVGGISFEIQSGRTLAVVGESGCGKSTLARMVTMIEKPTSGDLTIDGSNALNAPTEERHHLRRAVQFVFQNPYGSLNPRRKIGTILEDPLIINTKLSAKDRSDKVIDMLRRVGLGPDHARRYPHMFSGGQRQRIAIARALMLNPKIVVADEPVSALDVSVQAQVLNLMTDLQNQFGLAYMFISHDLAVVQFIAHDVLVMYLGIAVEHGPKDAIFDKPLHPYTRALIAATPSLGGKRPERHVVKGEVPSPLDTPKGCVFAARCPHVTDLCRAERPPLRPVAQRLVACHYAEQFLNG; from the coding sequence ATGAGCGCGCTGGTCGTCGCCAGAGACCTGGTGCAGGTCTACAAGAATCGGACCGGCTATTTCGAGCCGCCGCAGGAGCTGCGCGCCGTCGGCGGCATTTCGTTTGAAATCCAGTCCGGCAGGACGCTGGCGGTGGTCGGCGAGTCCGGCTGCGGAAAATCGACGCTGGCACGCATGGTGACAATGATCGAGAAGCCGACATCCGGCGATCTCACCATCGACGGCAGCAACGCGCTGAATGCCCCGACCGAGGAGCGGCATCATTTACGCCGCGCCGTCCAGTTCGTGTTTCAGAACCCCTACGGCTCGCTCAATCCGCGCCGCAAGATCGGCACCATTCTCGAAGACCCGCTGATCATCAATACCAAGCTGAGCGCGAAAGATCGCAGCGACAAGGTCATCGACATGCTGCGGCGCGTCGGCCTCGGGCCCGATCATGCGCGGCGCTATCCGCACATGTTCTCCGGCGGCCAGCGCCAGCGCATCGCCATTGCCCGCGCGCTGATGCTCAACCCGAAGATCGTGGTCGCCGACGAGCCGGTGTCGGCGCTCGACGTGTCGGTGCAGGCGCAAGTGCTCAACCTGATGACCGACCTGCAGAATCAGTTCGGCCTCGCTTACATGTTCATCTCGCACGACCTCGCGGTGGTGCAGTTCATCGCCCATGATGTGCTGGTGATGTATCTCGGCATCGCCGTCGAGCACGGACCCAAGGATGCGATCTTCGACAAGCCCTTGCATCCCTATACGCGGGCGCTGATCGCGGCGACGCCGTCACTGGGCGGCAAAAGGCCGGAGCGTCATGTCGTCAAGGGCGAAGTGCCCTCGCCGCTCGATACGCCCAAAGGCTGCGTATTCGCCGCGCGCTGTCCGCACGTCACCGATCTGTGCCGCGCCGAGCGCCCGCCGCTGCGACCGGTGGCGCAGCGGCTTGTGGCCTGTCACTATGCCGAGCAATTTCTGAACGGCTGA